In a genomic window of Streptomyces koelreuteriae:
- a CDS encoding C40 family peptidase, producing MSGTLLRLACTAAMAAATLAPTPATAAPDPTPTPTPTSTAAPGPPPASLAYLLTDLQQLYRKAEQATEAYNATEEKLKKQRTETDRLNHALARARLSLHDSRSEVGRLARQQYQSSTDISPYVHLLLARDPQHAIDQGHVIGRIARERAATINRLTGAERKADDLARKARKALDQQLTLTERRKKEQDQVVKRLHDVEDLLASLSRDQLAALSAFETSGITKAQKKFMASGALSSARRPSAEGDRALRYVVGQLGKPYEWGAEGPKSYDCSGLTSQAWAEAGAPIPRTSQEQWKRLKRIPLAELRPGDLVVYFPEATHVALYLGDGMVVQAPRPGAKVKVSPIAANPLLGAVRPDPSGKPLRRYAPPKLPKGATDGSDSGYDGYAAPAPDSSAR from the coding sequence ATGTCAGGAACCCTTCTGCGTCTGGCCTGTACGGCGGCGATGGCAGCAGCAACCCTCGCACCCACCCCCGCCACAGCAGCCCCGGACCCAACTCCCACCCCCACACCCACATCCACCGCCGCCCCCGGACCACCCCCCGCCTCCCTCGCCTACCTCCTGACGGACCTTCAGCAGCTCTACCGCAAGGCCGAACAGGCCACCGAGGCCTACAACGCCACCGAGGAGAAGCTGAAGAAGCAGCGCACGGAGACCGACCGCCTGAACCACGCCCTGGCCCGCGCCCGGCTCTCCCTGCACGACAGCCGGAGCGAGGTCGGCCGCCTGGCCAGGCAGCAGTACCAGAGCAGCACGGACATCTCCCCGTACGTACACCTGCTCCTGGCCCGCGATCCCCAGCACGCGATCGACCAGGGCCATGTGATCGGAAGGATCGCCCGGGAACGGGCCGCCACCATCAACCGCCTGACCGGCGCCGAGCGAAAGGCCGACGACCTGGCCCGCAAGGCCCGCAAGGCCCTCGACCAACAGCTCACCCTCACCGAACGGCGAAAGAAGGAACAGGACCAGGTCGTCAAACGCCTGCACGACGTGGAGGACCTCCTCGCCTCCCTCAGCCGCGACCAGCTCGCCGCCCTCTCCGCGTTCGAGACGAGCGGGATCACCAAGGCCCAGAAGAAGTTCATGGCGTCCGGCGCGCTCAGCAGCGCCCGCAGACCGTCGGCGGAGGGCGATCGAGCCCTGCGCTACGTGGTCGGGCAGCTCGGCAAGCCGTACGAGTGGGGCGCGGAGGGCCCGAAGTCGTACGACTGCTCGGGCCTGACCTCGCAGGCGTGGGCCGAGGCCGGGGCGCCCATCCCCAGGACCAGCCAGGAGCAGTGGAAGCGGCTGAAGCGGATCCCGCTCGCCGAGCTGCGCCCGGGGGACCTGGTCGTGTACTTCCCGGAGGCCACGCATGTGGCGCTGTACCTCGGCGACGGCATGGTCGTCCAGGCCCCCCGTCCGGGCGCGAAGGTGAAGGTGTCACCGATCGCGGCCAACCCGCTCCTGGGCGCCGTGCGCCCGGACCCGTCCGGGAAGCCCCTGCGGCGGTACGCGCCGCCGAAGCTCCCCAAGGGCGCCACGGACGGGTCGGACAGCGGCTACGACGGTTACGCCGCGCCCGCGCCGGACAGCTCGGCGAGGTAG
- a CDS encoding styrene monooxygenase/indole monooxygenase family protein, translating to MRKILVVGAGQSGLQIALGLQSQGYEVTLMSNRTADEIRTGRVMSTQCMFHTALQHERDLQLNFWESQAPKIQGLGVSVAAPGSWAEGPAARAIDWLGRLDGYAQSVDQRVKMAGWMETFAQRGGQLVIHGAAVGDLDYFSRTYDLVLVAAGKGELVQMFGRDAERSPYSEPQRALAVSYVHGLGPRPEHPDTEGVRCNLVPGVGELFVMPTLTTSGRADILFWEGIPGGPLDAFGGVKDPAEHLSLTLELMERYVPWEYARATKVELTDAGGALAGRYAPTVRNPIGRLPGGGLVLGVADVVVANDPITGQGSNSASKCAAAYLSAIVEHGDKPFDEEWMRSAFDRYWDTAQHVTKWTNAMLAPPPEHILNLIGAAGELQPAADRFANGFNDPSDFENFFYDPEKTGAYLAELSGAGAA from the coding sequence ATGCGGAAGATACTCGTCGTCGGAGCCGGTCAGTCCGGGCTCCAGATCGCTCTCGGCCTCCAGTCGCAGGGGTACGAGGTCACCCTGATGTCCAACCGGACGGCGGACGAGATCCGCACGGGCCGGGTCATGTCGACGCAGTGCATGTTCCACACGGCACTGCAGCACGAGCGCGATCTCCAGCTGAACTTCTGGGAGTCCCAGGCCCCGAAGATCCAGGGACTCGGCGTCTCGGTCGCCGCCCCCGGCTCCTGGGCCGAGGGTCCCGCGGCGCGTGCCATCGACTGGCTGGGCAGGCTCGACGGGTACGCGCAGTCGGTCGACCAGCGCGTGAAGATGGCCGGCTGGATGGAGACGTTCGCACAGCGCGGCGGACAACTCGTCATCCACGGCGCGGCCGTCGGCGACCTCGACTACTTCTCCCGCACGTACGACCTGGTCCTCGTCGCGGCCGGCAAGGGCGAGCTCGTGCAGATGTTCGGCCGGGACGCCGAGCGCTCCCCCTACAGCGAGCCGCAGCGCGCACTGGCCGTGTCGTACGTCCACGGCCTCGGCCCGCGCCCCGAGCACCCGGACACCGAAGGGGTCCGCTGCAACCTCGTGCCGGGCGTCGGCGAACTGTTCGTCATGCCGACTCTGACGACCTCCGGCCGTGCCGACATCCTGTTCTGGGAGGGCATACCCGGCGGCCCGCTCGACGCCTTCGGCGGCGTCAAGGACCCCGCGGAGCACCTCTCCCTGACCCTGGAACTCATGGAGCGGTACGTCCCCTGGGAGTACGCGCGGGCCACCAAGGTCGAGCTGACCGACGCGGGCGGCGCGCTGGCCGGCCGTTACGCCCCCACCGTCCGCAACCCCATCGGCCGCCTCCCTGGCGGCGGACTCGTGCTGGGTGTGGCGGACGTCGTCGTGGCGAACGACCCGATCACCGGCCAGGGCTCCAACTCGGCGTCCAAGTGCGCCGCCGCGTACCTGTCCGCGATCGTCGAGCACGGTGACAAGCCGTTCGACGAGGAGTGGATGCGGTCGGCCTTCGACCGCTACTGGGACACCGCCCAGCACGTCACCAAGTGGACCAACGCGATGCTCGCGCCGCCGCCGGAGCACATCCTGAACCTGATCGGCGCCGCCGGCGAGCTCCAGCCGGCCGCCGACCGCTTCGCCAACGGCTTCAACGACCCGTCCGACTTCGAGAACTTCTTCTACGACCCGGAGAAGACGGGCGCCTACCTCGCCGAGCTGTCCGGCGCGGGCGCGGCGTAA
- a CDS encoding GTP-binding protein → MDSVVSDAAHGVSATSPFVQPDASMHAWETDRTRAPIATKIVVAGGFGVGKTTLVTAVSEITPLQTEALMTEASEATDDLTATPGKSTTTVAMDFGRLTLDDDLVLYLFGTPGQQRFWFMWDDIVRGAIGAVVLADTRRLKDCFPVLDYFESSGLPYVVAVNHFDESELFEPEDVREALTIPRHIPVMIMDARRRISVIETLLALVGHALDETPE, encoded by the coding sequence GTGGACTCCGTCGTCTCTGACGCCGCTCACGGCGTCTCCGCAACTTCCCCGTTCGTCCAGCCCGACGCGAGCATGCACGCCTGGGAGACGGACCGCACCCGCGCACCCATCGCCACGAAGATCGTGGTGGCGGGCGGCTTCGGCGTGGGCAAGACCACCCTGGTCACCGCCGTCTCGGAGATCACGCCTCTGCAGACCGAGGCGCTGATGACCGAGGCGAGCGAGGCCACCGACGACCTCACCGCCACACCGGGCAAGAGCACCACCACCGTGGCCATGGACTTCGGGCGCCTCACGCTCGACGACGACCTGGTGCTCTACCTGTTCGGCACGCCGGGCCAGCAGCGGTTCTGGTTCATGTGGGACGACATCGTGCGCGGTGCGATCGGCGCAGTCGTCCTGGCCGACACCCGCCGGCTGAAGGACTGCTTCCCGGTACTGGACTACTTCGAGAGCTCCGGGCTGCCGTACGTGGTCGCGGTGAACCACTTCGACGAGAGCGAGCTGTTCGAGCCGGAGGATGTGCGGGAGGCCTTGACCATCCCGCGACACATACCTGTCATGATCATGGACGCGCGTCGCCGGATCTCCGTGATCGAGACCCTCCTGGCCCTGGTGGGCCACGCGCTCGACGAAACCCCCGAGTAG
- a CDS encoding DUF742 domain-containing protein, with translation MSSTPKHHLPVRGGDRKPARVRPYSLTGGRTRFGHVLLVETFVASTAALEAPEERKELTNGSLSTRVMPELQAIVELCRRMRTVAEIAALLKMPLGVVRVLLSDLADQGKIRVYGTGTGHGTGRPDRALLERVLSGLRRL, from the coding sequence ATGAGCAGTACGCCGAAGCATCACCTCCCGGTCCGCGGCGGTGACCGCAAACCCGCCCGGGTCCGCCCCTACTCGCTCACCGGCGGCCGCACCCGCTTCGGCCACGTCCTCCTGGTGGAGACGTTCGTGGCGAGCACGGCCGCGCTGGAGGCCCCGGAGGAGCGCAAGGAGCTGACGAACGGCTCCCTCTCCACCCGGGTGATGCCGGAGCTCCAGGCCATCGTCGAACTGTGCCGCCGGATGCGTACGGTGGCCGAGATCGCCGCGCTGCTGAAGATGCCGCTCGGCGTGGTCCGCGTGCTCCTCAGCGACCTCGCGGACCAGGGAAAGATTCGTGTGTACGGCACGGGAACCGGCCACGGCACGGGCCGCCCGGACCGGGCTCTGCTGGAAAGGGTGCTGAGTGGACTCCGTCGTCTCTGA
- a CDS encoding roadblock/LC7 domain-containing protein, translating into MTAPSTFGLIGLSSEARNLHWLLTNLVEEVPGIQSVAVVSSDGLLLLSSDDHRNRQAREALQARGTKRTGPRGSAADLATIVSGIGSLTVGAAKLMDFGGVRHTMVAMDEGSLFVMSISDGSLLGVHGSAECDMSVVAYHMALFVGRAGHVLTPELRSELRSSLERSQTTGSAR; encoded by the coding sequence TTGACCGCTCCCAGTACCTTCGGACTGATCGGGCTGAGCAGTGAGGCCCGCAACCTGCACTGGCTGCTGACCAACCTCGTCGAGGAGGTACCCGGCATCCAGTCGGTCGCGGTCGTCTCCTCCGACGGACTGCTCCTGCTCTCCTCCGACGACCACCGCAACCGGCAGGCCAGGGAAGCCCTGCAGGCCCGCGGCACCAAGCGGACCGGCCCGCGCGGCTCGGCCGCCGACCTGGCCACCATCGTCTCCGGCATCGGCAGCCTCACCGTCGGCGCCGCCAAGCTGATGGACTTCGGCGGGGTCCGGCACACCATGGTCGCGATGGACGAGGGCAGCCTGTTCGTGATGTCGATCAGCGACGGCTCGCTGCTCGGCGTCCACGGCTCCGCGGAATGCGACATGAGCGTGGTGGCGTACCACATGGCCCTGTTCGTCGGCCGCGCCGGCCATGTCCTGACGCCCGAACTCCGCAGCGAGCTCCGTAGTTCCCTGGAGCGGTCCCAGACGACGGGGAGTGCCCGATGA
- a CDS encoding nitrate- and nitrite sensing domain-containing protein encodes MQKTRPRRTGKQTAPAQGAEPTPPTGKGRPTHVRNRLIVAVAVVAAAIAGAGTPSVLAASGQLHDSQELVTLAEQTQDALGLAHSLADERDDVTSYIAAGRPKSKAPSEQRSARVDRQVEELRADTDTPASLRSDLDDIAAVRRAALTGKSSALEAHQAYSTSITQLHRLAERLAQQTPPRAGAGAYARAELDSAVQQAAAARGLLLAALSVPRGETVTDPVTGLPAENSSDAGTRQRDALSAAAQQARLRSDAALADFRDTAPKESRTSFDSTVTGTEVNSAEKYLAALTGQPTLSGDELSVNTKRLDAALSARVDLMRGVESALYDRSTKDLEALRDDDVTALEIRIAVLGALMLLAVGVATGMARSLTRPLAVLRLGSKRLAEAEDPAAEEPVKFTGRNDEFAQVVRSVNALHAHAAGLTERITTLESDRKHLVGQRQKMADAREELRGELAESVAQLERVRTAIGGTFVNLALRTLGLVERQLAVIENLEEREQDPDRLATLFKLDHFATVMRRHSENLLVLAGTEHVQHAAGPVPLVDIVRAAVSEIERYERVRIAALPPHAHIAGFAADDLSHLLAELMENATSFSPPDLPVEVSGWLLENGEVMLSVQDEGIGMTEDRLERLNSRLADFDPEAPYDQEGEDGLGLGLYVVARLAHRHGVRVQLREQKQGGVAAVVVLPRNLFAAAPHTAVPASGPLSGTTHTVSFPGADAEANSNVLHGRAGGGDPLVALAEKAVRRDEAAEHPEPNAEVAEHPEPTAADVPDVPVAPPETPAETTMELLLPAPQPDPEPTQHESAAADGDFAPQGPQAQDQETRTGGAGGHDSADGEAEADVEHERVTDKGLPKRTPKVTAQTTAPRQRSGSVDAEALRRRLGGFRQGAQAGYREVEAEIAEQTASHKRPVTGTSGPAVSEEATGGTAEEASS; translated from the coding sequence GTGCAGAAGACGCGGCCTCGTCGTACAGGCAAGCAGACGGCCCCCGCTCAGGGCGCTGAGCCGACGCCCCCCACCGGCAAGGGCCGCCCCACGCATGTACGCAACCGGCTCATCGTCGCCGTGGCCGTCGTCGCCGCGGCCATCGCCGGTGCCGGCACCCCGTCCGTCCTGGCGGCCTCCGGGCAACTGCACGACTCCCAGGAACTGGTGACGCTCGCCGAGCAGACGCAGGACGCCCTCGGGCTCGCGCACTCCCTCGCCGACGAGCGGGACGACGTCACCTCCTACATAGCGGCCGGCCGCCCCAAGTCCAAGGCCCCCTCCGAGCAGCGCAGCGCCCGCGTGGACCGGCAGGTCGAGGAGTTGCGGGCCGACACCGACACACCCGCCTCGCTCCGTTCGGACCTCGACGACATCGCGGCCGTCCGGCGGGCCGCGCTCACCGGCAAGAGCAGCGCCCTCGAAGCGCACCAGGCGTACTCCACCTCCATCACCCAACTCCACCGGCTCGCGGAACGACTGGCGCAGCAGACGCCGCCCCGTGCGGGCGCCGGCGCCTACGCCCGGGCCGAGCTGGACTCCGCCGTCCAGCAGGCCGCCGCGGCCCGCGGGCTGCTGCTCGCCGCCCTCAGCGTGCCGCGCGGCGAGACGGTCACCGACCCCGTCACGGGCCTGCCGGCCGAGAACTCCTCCGACGCCGGCACCCGGCAGCGCGACGCCCTGAGCGCCGCCGCCCAGCAGGCCCGGCTGCGCTCCGACGCGGCGCTGGCCGACTTCCGCGACACCGCGCCCAAGGAGTCCCGCACCTCCTTCGACTCCACGGTCACCGGCACCGAGGTCAACTCCGCCGAGAAGTACCTCGCCGCCCTCACCGGCCAGCCGACGCTGTCCGGGGACGAGCTCTCCGTCAACACCAAGCGGCTGGACGCGGCCCTCTCGGCCCGGGTCGACCTGATGCGCGGCGTGGAGTCCGCCCTCTACGACCGGAGCACCAAGGACCTCGAGGCGCTGCGCGACGACGACGTCACCGCGCTGGAGATCCGCATCGCCGTCCTCGGCGCCCTCATGCTGCTCGCCGTCGGCGTCGCCACGGGCATGGCCCGCAGCCTCACCCGGCCCCTGGCGGTCCTGCGGCTGGGCTCGAAGCGCCTCGCCGAGGCCGAGGACCCGGCGGCCGAGGAGCCGGTGAAGTTCACCGGCCGCAACGACGAGTTCGCCCAGGTCGTCCGCTCCGTCAACGCCCTGCACGCGCACGCGGCCGGCCTCACCGAGCGGATCACCACGCTGGAGTCCGACCGCAAGCACCTCGTCGGCCAGCGCCAGAAGATGGCCGACGCGCGCGAGGAACTGCGCGGCGAACTCGCCGAGTCCGTCGCCCAGCTCGAGCGGGTGCGCACGGCCATCGGCGGTACGTTCGTCAACCTCGCGCTGCGCACCCTCGGACTGGTCGAGCGGCAACTGGCCGTCATCGAGAACCTGGAGGAGCGCGAGCAGGACCCGGACCGGCTCGCGACCCTCTTCAAGCTCGACCACTTCGCGACGGTCATGCGCCGGCACAGCGAGAACCTCCTGGTCCTCGCCGGCACCGAGCACGTCCAGCACGCCGCCGGGCCCGTCCCGCTCGTGGACATCGTCCGTGCCGCGGTGAGCGAGATCGAGCGGTACGAGCGGGTCCGTATCGCCGCGCTGCCGCCGCACGCGCACATAGCCGGATTCGCCGCGGACGACCTCTCCCACCTGCTGGCCGAACTCATGGAGAACGCCACCTCGTTCTCCCCGCCCGACCTGCCCGTCGAGGTCTCCGGCTGGCTGCTGGAGAACGGCGAGGTCATGCTCTCCGTCCAGGACGAGGGCATCGGCATGACCGAGGACCGGCTGGAGCGCCTCAACTCCCGCCTCGCCGACTTCGACCCCGAGGCGCCCTACGACCAGGAGGGCGAGGACGGTCTCGGCCTCGGCCTGTACGTCGTGGCCCGCCTCGCCCACCGGCACGGGGTGCGCGTGCAGTTGCGTGAGCAGAAGCAGGGCGGTGTCGCGGCGGTCGTCGTCCTGCCCCGCAACCTCTTCGCTGCCGCCCCGCACACCGCCGTCCCGGCCTCCGGCCCGCTCTCCGGCACGACCCACACCGTCTCCTTCCCGGGCGCCGACGCCGAGGCCAACTCCAACGTCCTGCACGGCCGCGCCGGCGGCGGGGACCCCTTGGTGGCACTGGCGGAGAAGGCGGTACGGCGGGACGAGGCAGCCGAGCACCCGGAGCCCAACGCAGAGGTTGCCGAGCACCCGGAGCCGACGGCGGCGGACGTACCGGACGTACCGGTGGCACCGCCGGAAACCCCTGCAGAGACCACGATGGAGCTGCTGCTCCCGGCGCCGCAGCCGGACCCGGAGCCGACGCAGCACGAATCCGCGGCCGCCGACGGCGATTTCGCCCCGCAGGGGCCGCAGGCACAGGACCAGGAAACCCGCACGGGGGGTGCGGGTGGGCACGACAGCGCCGACGGCGAAGCCGAGGCCGACGTGGAGCACGAGCGTGTCACCGACAAGGGCCTCCCCAAGCGCACCCCGAAGGTCACCGCCCAGACCACCGCCCCGCGCCAGCGCAGCGGCTCCGTGGACGCCGAGGCCCTCCGCCGCCGGCTCGGCGGCTTCCGCCAGGGTGCCCAGGCCGGCTACCGCGAGGTGGAGGCGGAGATCGCCGAGCAGACGGCCTCGCACAAGCGGCCGGTCACCGGCACATCAGGACCAGCTGTATCCGAAGAAGCCACGGGGGGCACAGCCGAGGAGGCAAGCAGTTGA
- a CDS encoding protein phosphatase 2C domain-containing protein produces MRTELASEPGDADRPNEDFASVGLPASGQGGSVVVLDGVTPPKDGTGCLHSVPWFTARLGGALTELTVSLPDAPLVDALSRAIARTSEAHAATCDLSHPRTPQATVVIARWTPATVEYLVLSDSALLLESPDGVVTPVLDDRLSLLPRSALATDALVDSTVRNKEGGFFTAAADPSVAARAVTGTVPRHEVRALAALTDGAGRWVERFEEGDWTDCFHLLRKEGPQALVDRVRALERGDSARTFLGRSKTHDDATVVFVEF; encoded by the coding sequence ATGCGTACTGAACTCGCCTCGGAGCCGGGAGACGCCGACCGCCCCAACGAGGACTTCGCCAGTGTCGGACTACCGGCCTCCGGACAGGGCGGTTCGGTCGTCGTCCTGGACGGCGTCACGCCACCGAAGGACGGGACGGGCTGTCTGCATTCCGTCCCCTGGTTCACCGCACGCCTCGGCGGAGCTCTGACCGAACTGACCGTTTCACTCCCGGATGCTCCCCTGGTCGACGCCTTGTCCCGCGCCATCGCGCGTACCTCCGAGGCGCACGCCGCAACCTGTGACCTTTCTCACCCCAGGACTCCGCAGGCCACGGTGGTGATCGCCCGCTGGACCCCGGCCACGGTGGAGTACCTGGTGCTCTCGGACTCCGCGCTTCTGCTGGAGTCCCCCGACGGCGTGGTGACGCCCGTCCTCGACGACCGCCTCTCCCTCCTCCCCCGGTCGGCCCTGGCCACGGACGCGCTGGTGGACTCCACGGTCCGCAACAAGGAGGGCGGCTTCTTCACCGCGGCCGCCGACCCCTCGGTGGCCGCGCGGGCGGTGACCGGCACCGTGCCCCGCCACGAGGTACGCGCCCTGGCCGCCCTCACGGACGGCGCCGGCCGCTGGGTGGAGCGGTTCGAGGAGGGCGACTGGACGGACTGCTTCCACCTCCTGCGCAAGGAGGGACCCCAGGCGCTGGTGGACCGCGTTCGGGCGCTGGAGCGGGGGGACTCCGCCAGGACGTTCCTGGGCCGGAGCAAGACGCATGACGACGCGACGGTGGTCTTCGTCGAGTTCTAG
- a CDS encoding MarR family winged helix-turn-helix transcriptional regulator has protein sequence MQDNGNGDGPGGESALAASGVDQPAFLALERELTVLLRRARANQGEMAREVHPDLESSAYGLLVRLDECGNQRATELAGYIGVGKATMSRQLRALEELGLVAREPDPADGRAWLVALTQEGHDRVRRVREARRARYAGRLADWDTHEVTELARLLHQLNRGMEK, from the coding sequence GTGCAGGACAACGGGAACGGCGACGGGCCGGGAGGCGAATCCGCGCTGGCCGCGAGCGGTGTGGACCAGCCCGCCTTCCTCGCGCTGGAGCGTGAGCTGACCGTGCTGCTGCGGCGTGCTCGGGCCAACCAGGGCGAGATGGCCCGCGAGGTCCACCCCGACCTGGAGTCCTCCGCGTACGGGCTCCTCGTCCGGCTCGACGAGTGCGGCAACCAGCGGGCCACCGAGCTCGCCGGCTACATCGGCGTCGGCAAGGCCACCATGTCCCGCCAGCTGCGCGCCCTGGAGGAACTGGGACTGGTCGCGCGCGAGCCCGACCCCGCCGACGGACGCGCCTGGCTCGTCGCCCTCACCCAGGAGGGCCACGACCGTGTCCGCCGGGTGCGGGAGGCCCGCCGCGCCCGCTACGCCGGCCGCCTGGCCGACTGGGACACCCACGAGGTCACGGAACTGGCCCGGCTGCTGCACCAGCTCAACCGCGGCATGGAGAAGTGA